The following nucleotide sequence is from Salvia miltiorrhiza cultivar Shanhuang (shh) chromosome 7, IMPLAD_Smil_shh, whole genome shotgun sequence.
cGGCGTTTGTTGCTATGTGTAGGTAACGTTAGTTCCATAGCTTTCACGATAACAACAAGGCaagtaaattttttatttgttcttAATTATTTATAGGCAGTGAAGAATTAATTTTGTTTCTGCTTGCTATTGTGGTTTGGCAATTTCTAAGGACTTTATATAATGCATTCTTCATATATGTTGTTGCCTCAATGACTATAACATAATTAAAACTGAGATTGTTGTGGCATGTTGTAAATTTGTATTAGGGAGTGTATGGAATAAATGGGCATTACTTCGTTGGGATAAATGTTTGTTGTTGGTGTCTTAATTGTTGGTGCTTACATGTGCATATATTGATTCAAAGGAATTGGTGAAGTAATTTGTTACTGCCGAATGATACATCAAGGAGagcttataaataaaattgCTACTAATACCTAAGGTTCATGCGATGTGTGTATTGCTGTTAAATCTCTGATGATTGTCCACGAGTGATGGTTCAATTTTTTGATACTAATAATTGCGAATGGAATAATGCAGATTTAGGTCTTTATACCAATATCTAGTTAAATGCCTGGAGAAGCACGTGCCCGTTTGTGTGATATCTTGTTCATACTATTGCAAGAGATAATGCGTCAACATTGTTTTTAAATAGTTGTTGTGATCGCATATTTTGCTAAgtataattctaaaaaaataaagcgTGGGATAGGGGCTTTGAAATATGAATTGAATAGTAGGCTGCCGGAACAAATTAAACATTTAGACCGAATGATAGGGTGGAATGACATTGACTGTATTACAAATTTGAGAATGGACCAAAATACTTTTGGGAGACTATGTCAATTATTACGGGAACGGGGGGCTTAGTCAATGGCCGTTATGTTAGTGTCGAAGAACAGGTGGCTATGTTCCTTTCTGTGCTAGCGCATCACAAAAAGAACAGGATTGTTGGATTCGATTTCTGGAGATCCGGTCAAACCATTTCACACTACATACACGTGGTTTTGGGGGCAATTCTGggaatacacgaactttttttACCAAAACCTGAGGCAGTACAAGAGAATTGAACAGATCCACGTTGGCAATTTTTTAAGGTAGGTATAGCACGCTTGTGTACGTGATGTTATTATCaatgatttctttatacaatgTGAGTTAATTCTGATTTGTTAAAAAACATCTTATGTTATAGGGTTGTCTAGGTGCCTTAGATGGCACCTACGTTGATGTGTTGGTGGGAAAAGGTGACAAACCACGGTATAGGATCAGAAAAGGGCAAATATCAACCAATGTCTTAGGTGTTTGCAACCGAAAATTGCAGTTCGTTTACGTACTCTCCGGGTGGGAAGGATCTGCCGCGGATTCTAGAATCTTAAGGGACGCTCTAAACATACCTCATGGTTTGAAGGTTCCAAAGGGTATTTACTATAACTAGCACTTTTATAATATGAATTGAAAACATTATCTGTTATAATCGTGTCtctttaaatatatacaatattaATGTTTGTTGTCGTTGGTTTTTTTATTCCAATAGAAAATTACTATTTGTGTGACAATGGTTACGCAAATAGTGAGGAATTTCTAACGCCCTACAAGGGCGTTAGATACCACTTGAAATAGTGGGGTCCCAATGCCGCTAGGCCCCAAAATTAGGAAGAGCTTTTCAACTTGAGACATAGTAAAGCCCGTAACGTCGTTGAAAGAGCTTTTGGAATCATGAAGATGAGATGGGGAATTCTCCGGTCTCCTACATTTTATcctataaaaattcaaaataggCTAATCATGGCGTCTTTTTTAATTAACAACTATATCTGCATGGAAATGCCCCTTGATCCTATCGAGCAGCAGCTCGACGCAATGGAACAAGCCAATGAATTAGGTGTAGACATGGAGCCCGGTGAGTACATCGATACAGTCGATTCATCTCCCCATTGGAATGCACCGCGGGACGCACTGGCCACGGAGATGTGGGTCCAGTATCTAAACAATTCATAGGTGattaaaagaattttaattcAGTACAAATGTGTTGTGTTATGATACGCATATTCCTGCTTATTATGGCATcgaaagtaattttttttaaaacttgttGGAATGTGCACTGAATTGACAGTATGTGCTTGAGTATATATTTTAGAATTGAAGGCTCTTATTAGGTTTGTACAGGATTCTTGTTTTGGTTTTTAGCTGGCACACGTATAATGGTTTGCTATTATTCTAAAATGATAATTGTTGTGCACAGGATGGAAGAGGCACATGATGTATCAACACCCGCACCTCCATGCAGTTGTGGCCATGGGCATGTGAACCTTCTATGCGCTCGACCGGGAGCTAAATTTGCCGGTCGGTACTACTACAAATATCCATTGAGAGATGATCATCCGAAAGGCTTCTACTGGTATGACGAGTACCACGGCCTGCCTTTTCGACAAGTTCCGACGTTTGCACAATCTCATAATCGAGTATGTTGGCAACGTTATCCAATAGACACAACTACCACGCAGATGTTGGTCCCAACGTCCACGCAGGATTTGCAAACCCCCCGGGGTTATCTGGAAATACACACTGCGATTTTAGGAATGTCTTTACTTTTACTAGTGATAGGTTTTATCCTTGGTAAGCTGACATGAGTATAGGTGTTGATGTCATGAATCTATGTTCATCTTTGCTTTTGTGTTTGAAAGACAACTTTGAACTTGTAGTAACACACGGTTCCGAGTGTGTGTATTTTAGACAATTgtggtttttttgtttttaagcTAGGCCATGAGCGCCTCTCCTGTGTTTAAAACTCTATCCAAATATTGATGGTATTACTATTTTATAAGATATGTAGGGCTGGCAATGTGgtattttatataattgtaaGATTTTTCCATAGCTATTGGCAACCTCATTGAATGCATTTCATAAATATACGCCTGAATACACAATTTATGGCTACAATCTACCTTCCAATTTAACCAAAAATAGAGGCTTGCTTGTTGGAACAAAAAAAGACAGTTTATCTCCATCTAATTCAATGTGTTAtcatttttcattatctatGTGTACCTTCGTCAATGTTATAACTCAATGAGCTCCTCAGGAAATTTGAACTTATACTAGTTGCTCTAATATCTACATTCAACAACTTTTAGATATTTCAATCAGAATTAAAATGATTTTCTATAATTGTTGAGTTTCTCTATTGAGAATTGATGAGCACCCAGCCACACAGTgtgttattttatattttataagatTTTGCCAAAGCTATTGGCAACCTCATTGAATGCATTTCATAAAAATACGCCTGATTACACAATTTATGGTTACAATCTACCTTCCAATTTAACCAAAAATAGAGGCTTGCTTGTTGGAACAAAAAAAGACAGAGTTTATCTCCATATTGCTTAACAACCACCAACTTCCATATTTATTTCCACCATAATAAATGACATATTCTTACACCACCGAGAAGCCAATGCTTAAGCTTATAAATTGGAGTGGTTTAAGCCTTAGTTTCAGTATCAAATTCACACCATCTTCAAGGTTTACCTTGAGCTTTTTTCACCTCCCTTCTTTCAACATGCCGATCAATGGCATAGGCCCGCAGACATGGTTTCTATATGTCCACAAATGGGATGCCGATAAGGATTCCATGTTGCTGAAGTGCCTCGCCAATAAGATCGACGATTGCAAACCATCGCCACCGCACCTGTCTCCTCATGCCTTAATATCCGCGATGCTGGCGCTTAACTCACAACTCAAGGCGGAGGTCACTTTGAAACAAGTCGAGGGACGTGTCAATTTTTTGCACGATCGATATGTTTGCTTCAAGCAACTGCTTAAAATGCCGGAGACCAACTGGGATGCGGCGACGAACATGGTTCATGCCGACGACGAAGTATGGAAGCGACTCTTCAAGGTTGTTTTTTCGCACCCTTATTTTTCGAGTAATTTCGTGCATGCATCTCATTCGAAGTAATATAAATACATGTGTAGGAGAATGAATTCTTCAAAGCCTATTATCACAAGGGTGAGCTGGAATATCTCCAAATGTGTGCGGTGTTTGGACTTTACGATGTGAAGACAGAAAAATCCCACACCGTGATCATTATCGAGGACTCCCCGCAAAAGACTGCGAACTTCGCACCGGATAGTTTTCTCGACTCCTCGTCAGAAGATGAGGTTACTTCACCTCTAGATGCACCCAAGAAGAATGTGTCTCGCAACCTGTTCCCTGTAGACGCTTGCTCAAGTGTGTCGCCCGGGTTCCCACTGTCACTCCCGTCTTGCATGCACGTTCCTTGGACGCCGATAAAGAACAAGCTATCCTTTCCCCTGAAGAATGCTTTTTTGGGGAAGCCGAAGACTAAAAACAAGCCCGACTCTGGATATGGTGGAAGCTCTTGTGCCTCGTCTTCTCCGTTCAAGTAGTAATCTCTACCTTCTAATTATTATCGTTCAAGTAGTAATCTCTACCTTCTAGTTATTATATTTTGTGGGCCGCTTGTCTACCACTTTTTCCCGACTACGTAGCAATATGGGGACATAGGTCTATTTAGTTAGTATGTTAATGATATTTGTGTGTTTGTAGGGGCTCTTTTTTGTCTTCTTATTTCAATTCTTTGGTGTGTTCATTCCAAAGAAATGATAGTGAAATCGAGTCCCAGTAAGTAATTGTTCAAATGTCAAATGTCAAATGTCAAATGTCGTCAGAAATCCAAGCCcagttatttaaaaaaaactgcACAACAAATGGAAAAATTAAATCTAGCAAGCAACTCTGATAATTCTAAAGCCGCAAATTTGATAAAATAGTAAGCTGCAATGCAACTATGATAATTCTAAATTCTGACAAATTGGAACCAAATGGTGAAATTCAAAATATACCATTGCTGTCCCCATAGTGCCAAGTACACGCAGGTAATGGATATCACGTACCATCAATGTAGTGGCGTCATTAATACTAGATTACATAAAAACCATAAGAAATGCAATCCTAACAAGTTCCATAAGGGATATAAGCATCACAAATGCTACACAAAAAGAGGACCGCCAGGCTTAATACTGTCGTTATACCACCTACTTATTAATTATCTCGAGCAAGTAGTAGATGTAGTCGGGTTTGGCTTCCCACGGCAGACTCGAGAAAACGTCAAGGCGCTCTACTTCCTTGGCAAGTAGATCGGTAACCTCAAATATTGCTTTTTGGGACAGACCAGTGATTGAGCTAAGTTGCGAGTACAGCTCCTTCCTTGCTTTGGATATGTCGAAATCATATCCCATTCGGCCTGCAATTGTTTCAAGCCTATCCTCTGTGCCTCGGGTGATTGCGACCAACGCCTCAAACATTCTGTCTTCTGCCCCACTATGCTTCCTTTTCTTGCTCTTTGCACGCACGGCATCGTCGGCCTTGTGGGTTTGGCTTGTGCTGTCAATAGCATCCACAGTCTTATCAATGTCTTCAAGAGAAACGTGATAGTCACCATCATCCACTGATTGGCTAAGATTGATTTTGCGGTACATCTCATGTGCCGCATCCATTAGATCTTCAGCTTCCTCGCCCATTGCCCTGTCCTTGCCGAATATCTCCATCCATTGATCCAAGTAGGGCCAGCTCTTATAGCGCATCGTACTAGCATTTTTATCTTTCTGTTACAGGATCCATTCGTGTCAGTATCTGATATAACAATGGACTTATTATTCAATGAAAACACAGAAAATTGCCTTCACAATAGCGTCCCACTGCTCGTCTATCACAGCCCGACCTAATCTAGTGTATAGTTAGGCCGGGGAAAGGTGTGACCGGGGAaca
It contains:
- the LOC130992803 gene encoding uncharacterized protein LOC130992803, which produces MPHINSKTTTWKKNYYSLSLMLQPSGVGFNVNGKHMIDCTDDQWDAIVKKDKNASTMRYKSWPYLDQWMEIFGKDRAMGEEAEDLMDAAHEMYRKINLSQSVDDGDYHVSLEDIDKTVDAIDSTSQTHKADDAVRAKSKKRKHSGAEDRMFEALVAITRGTEDRLETIAGRMGYDFDISKARKELYSQLSSITGLSQKAIFEVTDLLAKEVERLDVFSSLPWEAKPDYIYYLLEIINK